The Winogradskyella schleiferi genome contains the following window.
TTGAATACTGTAAGTGAGTCAGACTAAGCCCACATTAATCTTTACACTTTCATGATTACATGTTTTGGCATACGCTGAATTTCTAGCAGACTGCATTAGACAACAACTAAAAGAAAAACGCACACATTTTGACGAAATGAAAATGATGGGCGGATTACACTTAAAAGTCGATCATAAAATGCTTTGTGGAATTCATATCGACAATAATTATGGAGACAGCTTGATAATGGCTAGAATTGGACAAGCTATTTACGAAACTGAATTAAAAAAACCAGAATGTTTACCAATGGATTTCACAGACCGAGCAATAAAAGGTTATATTTTTGTAACACCTGAGGGTTTTGATACAGATAACGACTTGCCTTATTGGCTAGATTTGTGTTTGGAATTTAATCCCTTAGTAAAAGCCAGAAAATTTAAAAAGAAAACGAAATAGCACTTTTCCCGTTTTTATATTTTCTAAAATATTAGAGTTATATTTAAACCAACACAACCAAAGTAACCGACTTGAATCCCAATCGTCTATATTTTATCGATGCCGTAAGAGCATTTGCCATCTTAATGATGCTGCAAGGACATTTTATAGACACACTTCTCGATCCATCCTATAAAGATCAAAGAAATACTGTTTTTAAAATTTGGGAATATTTTAGAGGTATAACGGCGCCTACTTTTTTTACCATTTCTGGGCTCATCTTTTCTTACTTACTTATCAAGGCTAAACGTAGCGGAAATGTAAAGCAACGTATGCGAAAAGGTTTCACAAGAGGTTTAATGCTCATTGGCATTGGCTACTTGCTAAGAGCGCCTATATTTCAATGGTTAATAGGGGAATTCAATTCTTATTTTTTGGTTATTGATGTTTTGCATTGCATTGGTTTATCGCTCATTATTGTTGTCGTTATTTATAAACTCACTTTAAAAAAAACACTGCTATTTTCAATTTTAATGTTGGTTTTAGGACTCACTGTTTTTATAAGTGAACCTTTATATCGCTATTTGGAATTACCAAAAGTTCCTGTTTTATTTTCAAATTATTTATCTAAAACTGATGGTTCCATTTTTACCATTATTCCTTGGTTTGGCTATGTGGCTTTTGGCGCTTTTATTTCGACATTGTTTTATCGTTATGTAGAACGACCGAAATTTAAAATGGCCATTGTTTCTGGCTTTTTTGTTTTCGGAATTGCATTAACCTTTACATCGTCTTGGTTATTTATGAAACTGTATTATTGGTTGGATATTTCGACTTTTAAAGAGGTTGCTTACTATAATTATTTGTTTACCAGACTTGGAAATGTATTCATAATATTTTCGTTTTTTTATTTAGCCGAGAATTATATTAAACAACCTTTGATTCTTAGAATTGGACAAAAAACATTGTCTATATACGTCATTCACTTCATCATAATTTATGGCAGTTTTACAGGACTTGGTTTAACGCAATTTATAGGAAAAACACTTCTACCTTGGCAAGCCATCATTGGTGCTTCACTCTTTTTATCTGTCGTTTGTTTTATGTCGTTTTATTATGCTAAAACGAATGCATTTGTATATTCCAATGTGCAGAAATTAGTAGATAAGTTCAAGCGTTATACCAGATAATATTATGGCACATTAGCGCAATTTTAAAATAAGAAAAGACCACCTAATTAAAGATGATCTTTTCACTTTCATAGCAATTTAATCCCATTCCTTATATAGAATGTAGATTAATAGCATTATACTTACGTAATTTTAATAGTAAAGGTTTTATATAATTTAAAATCATGAAAAAACTCATAGAAAAATTTTACACAGCCTTAAATAATTGTGACGACAAATCCATGCTAGCTTGTTATCATGATGATGTGATTTTTAAAGATCCTGCCTTTGGAACCTTAAAAGGCGAACGCGCCAAAGCCATGTGGACCATGCTATGCGAATCCCAAAAAGGCAAAGATTTTAAAGTTGAATTTTCAAATGTCGAATCCAATGCCGAAACTGGGTCTGCCCATTGGGAAGCTTTTTATACTTTTAGTAGAACTGGACGGAAAGTACATAACGTCATAAAGGCTTCATTTGAATTTAAAGATGGCTTAATCATTCGCCACACTGACGAATTTGACTTACACATATGGGCAAAACAGGCTATGGGAATAAAAGGGATTTTCTTTGGTGGTATGACATTCTTTAAAAATAAACTTCAGAGTCAAACAAATACACTTTTAGACAAATTCATTAATAAAAAAAAGCTATCTAGTTAATTAGACAGCTTTTTCAGGGACAATGTTTCTTTTTAGGGACTTACGTTTACTTTATGTTTCATTGTGTTATTTATACTTCAAATCTCGTGCCAAAAATTAATTTGTTATAAATTTTAACTGTAGGCTTTTACCTTGCCTTCTACACCTTTATAAAATGATCTCATAAATTCGAAATCAGCCTCCATATCATCTGTAGGATAAAATGGCTCTGATACTTTATTCTGTTTATTTTTAAAATCGAACGTGTACATTATAATTGGAACCTTGGCTTTTTTTGCGATAAAGTAGAATCCCGTTTTCCATTTTTCTACTTTTTTTCTAGTGCCTTCTGGCGATAGTGCCAATCTAAATTCGTCTTCACCTTCAAACAATTGAGCAATGGTTTCTACTTTATTTTGACCAGGTGTTCTGTCTAAAGCCTTTCCTCCTACAGCTCTAAAGTAGTAACCAAAAGGCCAAGTAAAGAGTTCTTTTTTTCCAACAAAGTTAGTTTTCAAATCAACAACACGCCTGAGTAATAACGAGATATAGAAATCACTCCAACTGGTATGTGGTGCTGCTATAATTACAGCTTTCTTAATCGTGTCTTTAGAAAAATTGGTATTACCGACAACTTTCCATCCCAATAATTTAAAATATATGAATTTAGCTAACCAGCGCATCTAATACTATAGGTTTATTAATCTCGAATGACTTTTAAAGTACTAAGTCAAACTTTTTGACATTCATTATATTTAAAATGAACTTTTTTAATACGCTTATTATGTAATTCGGAATTACATTTTTTTATAAAGCTCCAGAAGTTTTTGCCTTGTCATAATGGTTTTCCAGTTTTTACCAATGGCATTTTCCCAAAGCGGTTCTAAGCTTAAAGCTACATCAATCATCTTATCGAATTGGTCTTCCTCTAAATCGGCACAGATACCTTGTGGTAATTCAATATTGTGTTTGGCTTTCATCTGCTTAAAAATAGCCACGCCTTCTGGGTAATAGTCTTCCAAATGATCAAAAACGATACAATTACCAATACCGTGTTTTATTCCTAAAAGATACCCCAAACCATAACTCATAGCATGTGCTACGCCGACTTGTGAATAAGCAATACTCATACCGCCATGCCAAGAGGCCATCATTAATTTATCTTGAGCCTCTTCTTTAGTGAGTACATCTTTTAAGAAGATTTCTTTACAAAGTTCAAAGGCTTTCTCGCCGTAACTCTGACTAAACGCATTTAAAAATGTACCATTTAGTGATTCTACGCAATGTACAAAACAATCCATGCCTGTATAAAACCATTGTTCTTTTGGCACATCTTTAGTTAATTCTGGATCTAAAATCACTTGATCAAAAGGTGTATAATCACTATTTATGCCTAGTTTACGTACTGGACCAGTTAAAATTGTAGTTCGTGAAACTTCAGCTCCTGTACCAGAAAGTGTTGGAATACCAACATGGTAAATCGCAGGATGCTTAATTAGATCCCAACCTTGGTAATCTTTCGATTCTCCTTTATTGGTGAGCATCAAAGACACCGCTTTAGCGACATCTAAAACAATTCCTCCACCAATACCAATAATACCAGAAGGCAATTCGCTATATTCTAGAATAACATCTTCTACTAACTGGTCTATTTGCTCAGTTCTCGGTTCTTCAACCGTTGGCACATATATAATTTTATCCTTATAAGACAGAGTAATTCGCGAAGTTAACCAATGATTGCCCTTAAAGACATCATCCACATAAAAAATAAATGGTGCATTACGTCCTTTGCGCTTTGAAGCGAGAATTTCATCGAGCTGATTGAAACTTCCGCGTCCAAAAATAACTCGGGACACCATTGGATAATTTTTGTATATCATTTACTTTATATCTTTAACAAAAATAACAACTTAGTTTATAATTACTACTTATTTAAATGAAATTGTAATTTATCATTAAACAGACCAAAATGCCATTTACCAATGCCGGATTGATACTTATAGGAATTGGCATTTCTATTTTTTTTTCCTAATTTCCATTTTACTCCAAAACAAGAATCTACGTAGGTGTTAAAAAACTCAAAATGAGACCGTCTATTCCATGTATGTTGATTGAGAATTTTCAAAATTTCTATTTAAAAAAATCTAAAATTTCAGTTAAACTCGTTACCGTGGCATAATTAATTCCATTAGCTTCTTTTTTGGTCACAGTTTCATGTTGCCATGTGGTGTGAAACGGCACGTGAATCGCTTCAGATCCAATTTTTATTAATGGTAAAATATCGGATTTCAATGAGTTTCCAACCATTAAAAAAGCCTCTGGTTCAATATCTAATCGCTTTAATAATTGTTTATAATTAGTATCGTGTTTCTCACTTAACACTTCAATATGATGGAAATATTTTAACAAGCCGGATTTTTCCAATTTTCGTTCTTGGTCCAATAAATCTCCTTTGGTAGCTACTATCAATCTATAATCCTTAGACAATACTTTAAGCACTTCTTCTACGCCATCCAACAACTCAATCGGTTTATTGATCATGTCTTTTCCGATTTTTAGCATTTGAGCAATAACGTCGTTAGACACTTTACCGTTAGATAATTCTAAAGCCAACTCAACCATAGATAAAATAAAACCTTTGACACCATAACCATAGGTTGGAAGATTTTTAATTTCCATTTTAAAAAGTTCCTGATCTATTTTATTTGGTGTTTCGTAAAGCGATAATAACTGTCCAGCTTCTTCTTCAGCTTCCCTGAAATAAGTTTCATTGACCCAAAGGGTATCATCTGCATCGAAGCCTATTACTTTTATGTTTTCGTATGTTTTGTTCAATTTTATTCTTTTTCTTTGACAACTATTCTTAAGTGTGAACAACTCGCGAGTTGTCCTTACGCTTATTTTTGATGTTATTTCCACAAACGTTTTGCGCGTTCCAAATCTTCTGGTGTGTCAATTTCCACACCTTGTATTGCGGTTTCTACCATTTTAATGCGTTTCCCATATTCTAAATATCTGATGCACTCAATTTTTTCCGAAGCTTCTAAAAATTGCATAGGTAAAACAGTAAAATCCAATAAAGCCTGTTTTCTAAACGCATAAATCCCCTTGTGTTTAAAATAGCGTGCACCTACATTTTTATCCCTTGGAAATGGAATTGCATTTCGGGAAAAATACAAGGCAAAATTCTGTTGGTCCACTATTACTTTCACGGTATTTGAATTGTTGATTTCTTCCCAATCCTTAATTTCAACCATTAACGACGCCAAATCAATTTCTTTGTCTTTGTCATCTTTAAAAACATTAATTACTTTTGCTAAACTTTCACGCTCCGTAAATGGTTCATCGCCCTGTACATTGATGACAATATCGCAATCGACATTTGCTACCGCCTCTGCAATCCTATCGCTTCCGGATTCATGTTCTTTAATACTCATAATGGCTTTTCCTCCATTATTTACGATTTCATCAAAAATTATATCACTATCGGTTACGACATAAACTTCACTAAATAAATTAGTGGCAACTGTAGCTTCATAAGTTCTTAGAATGACTGATTTTCCTGCTAAATCTTGCATCAATTTTCCGGGAAATCTTGATGCACCATAACGTGCAGGAATCATGGATATAATTTTCATTTAGGTGATTTATATGATGAAATCAAAATTTGAAATGAGTTCAATTTCAAAAATAAGGTTTTAAGATGATTTCGGTCGATTTCGTCGTAACTTTTTATAGAGTTTGTAAATCATGTACAATAGGAATAACACTAAAACAATCGCCAATATTGGTAAAAATATAGAGACTACGGACATAACGATTGATGTTCCTGTTTCAATTGTGGAAACCACAGGATTACCTAATCCAGCAGTTGAAACCGTAGATCCCAAACGGGTTGCACTCGCCGAACTTTTCACAGCTGCAGCAGTTCCACCACCTGCAATAATGGCCAAAGCCCAAGTGATAGCAGGACTTAGATCTGCGACCGTTGACACCATTACTGCTGTTCCAGCAATAGTGGCTAGCGGAATGGCAATGGTATCCAAAGCATTATCAACAATAGGAATGTAATAAGCTATGATTTCTACAACCGTTGCAATACCTAAAGTTATTACCGCAGTTGTACTGCCAATCCACAACCAAGAATCGTTAAGTTCCCAAACGCCAAAATAGGCTGCTAAACTCAAGGCAAATAAAGGTAAGAACACTCTAAAACCTACGGATGCTGAAAGTCCGATGCCGAGAAAAATACTTAAAATTGTTTCTGTCATAGTCTAAATCAATTCAAATCTTGCTCTACAAACATCTCATCCTTAAACCCTATTAAATAGAGTTTTTCCTTTGCCCTCGTAATTGCCGTGTACAACCAACGAATGTAATCCCTATCCATTCCATTTGGTAAATACGGTTGCTCCACAAAAATAGTATTCCATTGTCCACCTTGCGATTTATGGCAGGTAATGGCATAAGAAAACTTCACTTGTAAAGCATTAAAAAATTTATTGTTCTTAACACCCAAAAAGCGCTTATATTTCGACGGTTCCTCTTCATAATCCTTAGACACTTCTTGGTATAATCGGTTGGATTCTTCGTAACTGAGTGAAGCACTTTCTACATCTATGGTGTCTAAAAGCAAAACGGTTTCAAAAGGTTTCATATTGGGATAATCTACCATTTTTACGTTTACTTCAGCAAATCTAAATCCGTATAACTCTTTGATACTGAAAATCTCCAACACCTCAATAATGTCGCCATTGGCAATAAAACCAGCTTCTGTTGTTGGTTTTATCCAGAAATAATTATTCTTAACTACCATTAAATAATCACCTGCAGACAATTCGGTTTCATTAAATAGAATACGTTGTCTAATTTGTTGGTTATAAGCATTAGCGCGTTTGTTACTTCGTACAATAATGGCTGTTTCCTCATAACCATCCGCACTATAAGCATCGTTGATAGCATCCATTATTTCATAACCATCAATTAAGCGGACGCTGTCGGTAAAACCATTCAAATTGAATTTGAAACTCTCATAAAAATTAGATTCTAAAACAGCTCGCAGTTCTGTAGCATTACTCAAAATTCCTGAATCCTGTTCTTGTCGGACGACTTCATCCAACTCAATCCCAATCACATCTTTGTTATAATTTAAACTGAGTTTATTTTCGTCTAACGCAGGACTTAAATCCGATTTCACAGGTGGTAACTGTGCTTTATCTCCAATTAAAAGTAATTTACATTCATGACCGGAATACACATATTGCATTAAGTCGTCGAGTAAAGAACTGCCATCAAATGATTTTGAATCCGAAGGCGTATCAGGAATCATTGATGCTTCGTCTACAATAAAAATTGTGTTACGATGTTTATTGGGTTGCATTGTAAAACGAACTCCACCACCTTTATCTTTTTTAGGAAAATAAATTTTCTTATGAATGGTATACGCCTCCTTTTTCGAATAATTTGAAATTACTTTCGCGGCCCTTCCTGTTGGAGCCAATAAGACGGCACTTTTTTTTGCTTGCCATAAATTTGACACTATGGTACCAATAATGCTTGTTTTCCCGGTTCCGGCATAACCCTTCAATAAATAAATCGAATTTTTATTGGAATCAAAAATAAATTGTGACAATTGCATCAACACCATATCTTGCTTGGAGGTTGGTGTAAATGGGAACTTAGATTTTAATAAGGAATAGAATGCAGAAGCATTGGAAATCATATAAAAATAATTAGAAAGCAAGATAGCATTATTCTCATTTTTTATAGATGATTTTCTTATTAAGTTATAGTTTTTTAATTAATTTTATTTTAGATAGTTTTAACCAACAAAAAAAAATTGTAGATTTGCGAGAGACCTTAATCAATACTTAATTAATAAATAAACAGCATGAATGTAATTATAGCGATTGTAGTTATTATAATATTGACCTTCGGAATTGTGTGGTTAATAGATAAATTTGTTCCAAAGAAATTAAAGCCTATTATTAACATCGTACTTTGGGCATTGATCATTTTCTTAGGCTACATTACATACATGTCTATTTACAAGGAAATACAGTTTAACCAATTGAAAGAAAAACGTTTTAAGGTGGTTATTGATCGTCTTATAGACATCAGGGATTCTCAGTTGGCTTACAAGGAGGTAAATGGCTCTTACACAGATAGTTTTGATAAATTAATAAACTTTGTTGAAAACGGAAAAGTACCAATTACCCAGAGACGTGATACGTTGGTCTTAGACGAAGAAAGAACAAAAGCTTTTGGTGGAGTTGAAACCATGAAAACAATCACATTAATTGACACTTTAAGTTTTTATTCCGTTAAGGATTCATTATTTGATGGTAGTGATCGTTATAAAAACATGATGGATGTAGGTGTCGGTAAAGAAGGTGCTAAATTTACCTTGAAAGCTGGTAGACTAGATGAATTCGCTGTATTTGAAGCAAGTGTGGATAAAGAAGTTATTCTAGATGACCAAGAGCAATACTTAATCGAAAAAGAAAAGCAAGTGGTTTCTGTGGACGGTGTTAATGGACCAGCTTTAACCGTGGGCTCCATGAACGAAGTATACACAAAAGGAAACTGGCCAAAAAGCTACACAAATAAAGAATAGTTTGAAAATAAACGTAATTAAAGAACTGTCCATTCAAATTAATTTGAATGGGCTTTCTTTTTGTATTCTAAATAAAACTAACCATACCATTGAATTTCTCAAATCCATTGCCTTTGAGCAAAAACTTAATCCTGTTGAAGTTCTCAATCGTTTAAAAACAGAGCTAAGCAGTAATACCGTTTTTTCTCAAGATTTCAATGCTGTTTTAGTGATTCACCAAAATGAATTGGCAACCTTAGTGCCAGAACAATTATATGATGCAGCACATAAAGTTGATTATTTGAAATTTAACTCAAAAATTCTGGGTAACGATTTTATTACGGAAGATGAAATTCCTGTAAATAAAAGCGTGAATGTTTATGTGCCCTATGTAAATATCAATAATTATATTTTTGACACCTTTGGTGAGTTTGTGTATAAACATTCATCTAGCATCCTTATTGATTCGCTTTTACAACATACTGAAACCAAAGAAGCGCCAATTATTCACATTCATGTCAATAAAAGCACCATTGAATTGTTGGTCATAAAAAATGGCAAACTGCAGCTCTTTAATGTATTTGAATACCATAGTAAAGAAGATTTTACCTATTATGTTCTATTCGTATTTGAGCAATTAAATTTAGATGTTGAAACTACTGCAGTCGAATTGAGTGGACAAATAGACAATGATGATGAACTCTTTAAGATTCTTTACATGTACGTGAGACATGTAAGTTTTATTGAAAAAAAATATAGTTTTGATATTACTGCAGAAACGGCCCCAAGCCACTTACACCAACACTATTTAATTTTAAATTCCTTTTAATGCGTATTATCTCTGGATTGTATAAAGGCAGACGAATTACAGCTCCTAAAAAATTACCCGTGAGGCCAACAACAGATATGGCGAAAGAAGCGTTGTTCAATATCTTGAACAATCAGTACTATTTTGATGATATCTCGGTTTTGGATTTGTTCTCTGGCACAGGTAACATCAGCTATGAGTTTGCATCGAGAGGCACAGAACAAATTACTGCTGTGGATGCTAATTATGGCTGTATAAAATTCATCAATGAAACTGCTGAAGCTTTTGAAATGCCTATCAATACTATCAAAAGTGATGTGTTTAAGTTTTTAGAAAAATCAAATCAAAAACATACAATCATATTCGCTGATCCGCCTTACGATTTCGATGTTGAAGCGTTTTCTAAAATTCCAGAATTGATATTTGAAAATGGACAATTAGAAGATGAAGGGTTATTGATTGTGGAACATTCGAAACATACCGACTTAAGTTATTTAGAAAACTATTCCCATTCTAAAAGTTATGGAGGAAATGCGTTTAGTTTTTTTCAAAATTAATTGATTATCAGTTTTGTAGCTGAATTCTGAATTAAATATTTTTACTACATTTATAAGCCTTGACAGAATATTCTGTTATTATTTCTACGTCTTATTCTATGATTGTTATGGTTAAAGCTATTAATTAAAACCAAACAATTATGAAAATTTTAAAAAAAGGGATTTTAATCCTATCCATTGCATTATTTGCTTTCAATTTCTCAAATGCTCAAGACGAGCAACCAACCATGTTTGTGGTACACACAGACAATGTGAAATTTGAAATGATGCCCAAGTACGAAGAAATCGCTCTAAAGTTTAAACAAAGTTGCGAAGAAAATGACATGAAGGATATGAGCTGGACCACTATCTCTGTTGAAGACGGCCGTTATGTCTATGTTTCACCTATTAAGAACATGGCTGATTTAGACACAAATCCTATGCAAGGTTTAGCCCAAAAAATGGGAAAAGAAAAAATGGGAAAAATGTTTGATGACATGGACGAATGCTATGACTCCCATAGCGATGCCATAATACATTATGTACCTAAACTTTCATTTATACCAGAAGGCTATAGTACAAAAGATAAAAATCACAGAGAATACCATTTTCTATATTACGCTCCTAAAAATGAAGCAGAAATGCGTGATGCTTTGGGCAAAGTAAAGGATATGTACAAAACAAAAGATTCAAAGGCTGGATACGAAGTTTATAAAAGTGGCTTTGGCAGTGATGAAAACTATTTTATGGTGGCCATAGCAGGAACAGATGGACTAGAAATAGAAAAAGGAGGAGAAGAAAACAAGAAGCTTTTAGGAAATGAGCAAGAAGCTGCACTTTGGGAGGTCATAAAATTAGCCACTAAGTATGATAAAGTAGAAGCCACTATTCGACCAGAACTGAGCTACTATCCGTCAAACGAATAAGCTCTAAATAACGTTGTAGTTTCAAAATTTACTCAAATGTCCCTTCAAGTGTTTCGATAAAAAAGTCGGAAAACTTGAAGGGACTTTAATTTACGCTTATAGTTCCAACAGCACTTGGTTTTGATGAAGTCAGCAAAACCAAATTTAAGTGCTTCAAGTCTAGGACGAAAATCACAAAAGCTTCACTTAGTATATTAAAGCGTATGTACAAATTCAACTTTCCACATATTAAAGTATTTAGCCCGTTACATTTTCAATTCAAAAATTCTTCTTAATTTCCCGTAAAATTCTACGTTGGAAACCCCTAAACCCAAACACAAAAAAACGACTTCCCAAAAATGGAGGAAGCGGATAATTGTTACGGTTTTGATTATTGTTTTAGTCCCAACGACGCTATTTACCATAGGTTGGCTCAACAGAGACACCATTATTGACGTATTGCAAGATTGGTATCTCGAAAACAATTCTGGGACGTTAACTATAGGCGAAGTGAATGCTAGTTTTATAAGCGGTTTTCCAAACGTCGGGTTCACTTTGAAAGACATCAAACATTCCAATACTGATTCAATTTCAGATAAATTCTCCAATATTGAAATCGAAGAAGCCAAAATAGTTATTGGCGCAGGTAATCTGTTACGCGGTAATATTAAGTTTGAAAATATAACGATTAAAAATGCCGTCATCGCTTCGGAAGTCATTTCTGAAAAGTCTTTAGCTTACCACGAGCTATTAAAATATGACAAAGAAAACAAGCAACGGAAAGGCATACAAATGCCGAAATGGTTGCATGAGGATGGTGTCATTTTTTTGTTGGAAAATGTAAAATACGTTACTAAAGACAGTATTCTAAACAAGAATTTTGACTTAGATATCCATAAAATTGAAGGATCTTATAAAAAAGATGCGCTCCAGCTCCATGGAAACCTCAACATGAACTTAACAGTTAATGAATTAGGGTTTAACACTAAAAAAGGTACTTATTTTAATGGAGCCCATGTTTCAGGACAGCCTGATTTTACAATAAATTTAGAAAAAGATATCATTTCGGTACCCGAATTTTTATTTAAAGTCGATGAACAGAATTTTAACTTAATTGCAAGTTTTGACTTGGTGGATGGCAATCAATATGATTTTAAACTTCAAAATTCAAACACTGATTTTAATGCTCTCAAAGGCTTATTGTCAGATAATATCGTTACAAAAATAGAAAAATACGATATAGAAAAACCCATCGAAACCAATCTGCATCTCTTTGGAAACTTCGCTTATGGCAGTAATCCCAATATTGAAGTCGATTTTTCTACCGATAGCAATACAGTTACTATTAAAGAAAAGATACAGCTTAAAAACTTAGCTTTCAAAGGTCACTTAACCAATGAGATTTATACAACGGATAGTTTGAAAAGCGCTAAAAAATCTGCCAAAGATTTAAAAATAACATTTAATCATTTTAAAGCCAATTTGGATGATATTAAAGTTGATCTTGATAATTCTTACTTTCAGAGCACACCAGAAGCGCTGAACTTTATAGAAGCCAATATTAATTTAAACGGAAGCAATGAAGCATTGGCAAAACTAATTGAAACCGATAATTTTGATTTTCAAGGTGGAACGTTTCGGTTCAATGCTATTATTTCTGGAGACATTCCCTCGACTCGGCAATTTGTTGATAAAGCGACCGGCAAATTCAAATTAAAAGACACTCGGGTTATTCTCAAAAAAAATGGATTACAATTACCAATCCAGTCCATTGACCTAGCATTGAATAGAGAAAACTCCACATTGCGAAAATTAATTATCAACTTTCCAAATGGCGAGGATTTAGTACTTAAAGGCCAACTTAAAAATATCTCTGGCCTTTTGTCTAAAAATCCAGAAATCCCAACCACAAGTAATATTTCATTCGATTCTGAACAGTTAAATATTAATGACCTTATTGCGTTGTCGAAAAAATTCATGCCAAAATCCAGGAAACATATTGATAACCGAAAAAATCTACATGAAATCTTAGAAGCTGTCTATACCCAATTCCATCCTAGTTTCGAAATAAATGTGGATGAATTAACCTATAACGATGTGACCATATATGATCACAAATCCCAAATAGATTTAGTGGATTCCAAAACCATTCAACTGTGGAATTTTGATTTCAATTATTTAGATGCACGTACCAACTTAAAAGGAAGCGTTGTTGTCCCAGAACCCGAAAGTAATTTACGGGATGCCATTTATATTAATGCCGACGCCACGTCTAACGGAGACATTACTGTATTTCAGAACCTGTTTGACATTCAACTTTT
Protein-coding sequences here:
- a CDS encoding ATP-dependent DNA helicase, which produces MISNASAFYSLLKSKFPFTPTSKQDMVLMQLSQFIFDSNKNSIYLLKGYAGTGKTSIIGTIVSNLWQAKKSAVLLAPTGRAAKVISNYSKKEAYTIHKKIYFPKKDKGGGVRFTMQPNKHRNTIFIVDEASMIPDTPSDSKSFDGSSLLDDLMQYVYSGHECKLLLIGDKAQLPPVKSDLSPALDENKLSLNYNKDVIGIELDEVVRQEQDSGILSNATELRAVLESNFYESFKFNLNGFTDSVRLIDGYEIMDAINDAYSADGYEETAIIVRSNKRANAYNQQIRQRILFNETELSAGDYLMVVKNNYFWIKPTTEAGFIANGDIIEVLEIFSIKELYGFRFAEVNVKMVDYPNMKPFETVLLLDTIDVESASLSYEESNRLYQEVSKDYEEEPSKYKRFLGVKNNKFFNALQVKFSYAITCHKSQGGQWNTIFVEQPYLPNGMDRDYIRWLYTAITRAKEKLYLIGFKDEMFVEQDLN
- a CDS encoding DUF3822 family protein, with amino-acid sequence MKINVIKELSIQINLNGLSFCILNKTNHTIEFLKSIAFEQKLNPVEVLNRLKTELSSNTVFSQDFNAVLVIHQNELATLVPEQLYDAAHKVDYLKFNSKILGNDFITEDEIPVNKSVNVYVPYVNINNYIFDTFGEFVYKHSSSILIDSLLQHTETKEAPIIHIHVNKSTIELLVIKNGKLQLFNVFEYHSKEDFTYYVLFVFEQLNLDVETTAVELSGQIDNDDELFKILYMYVRHVSFIEKKYSFDITAETAPSHLHQHYLILNSF
- the rsmD gene encoding 16S rRNA (guanine(966)-N(2))-methyltransferase RsmD, coding for MRIISGLYKGRRITAPKKLPVRPTTDMAKEALFNILNNQYYFDDISVLDLFSGTGNISYEFASRGTEQITAVDANYGCIKFINETAEAFEMPINTIKSDVFKFLEKSNQKHTIIFADPPYDFDVEAFSKIPELIFENGQLEDEGLLIVEHSKHTDLSYLENYSHSKSYGGNAFSFFQN
- a CDS encoding AsmA family protein, encoding METPKPKHKKTTSQKWRKRIIVTVLIIVLVPTTLFTIGWLNRDTIIDVLQDWYLENNSGTLTIGEVNASFISGFPNVGFTLKDIKHSNTDSISDKFSNIEIEEAKIVIGAGNLLRGNIKFENITIKNAVIASEVISEKSLAYHELLKYDKENKQRKGIQMPKWLHEDGVIFLLENVKYVTKDSILNKNFDLDIHKIEGSYKKDALQLHGNLNMNLTVNELGFNTKKGTYFNGAHVSGQPDFTINLEKDIISVPEFLFKVDEQNFNLIASFDLVDGNQYDFKLQNSNTDFNALKGLLSDNIVTKIEKYDIEKPIETNLHLFGNFAYGSNPNIEVDFSTDSNTVTIKEKIQLKNLAFKGHLTNEIYTTDSLKSAKKSAKDLKITFNHFKANLDDIKVDLDNSYFQSTPEALNFIEANINLNGSNEALAKLIETDNFDFQGGTFRFNAIISGDIPSTRQFVDKATGKFKLKDTRVILKKNGLQLPIQSIDLALNRENSTLRKLIINFPNGEDLVLKGQLKNISGLLSKNPEIPTTSNISFDSEQLNINDLIALSKKFMPKSRKHIDNRKNLHEILEAVYTQFHPSFEINVDELTYNDVTIYDHKSQIDLVDSKTIQLWNFDFNYLDARTNLKGSVVVPEPESNLRDAIYINADATSNGDITVFQNLFDIQLFRFDAGNYQFSGHVKGNVRNFDEILNSAQGDFNLLNTKLHYEPAKMDIAIDSLALFVDNSDMQLKKFNLEIGEVYPMKLNGKIENFPSFLMENVKDSGSIFLKISAPFINGDTLLTTISSLKDEKKLNHSKKQRDLYQVFKDVNKFNPKIELEIDTLKYKDLITENVEALVYFENDSILKLNNLKLKYKQTTANISGEVNAHTNQLDSLNQNPFHLDFLVDVKGKSEDLNAYFNTRNFIFKTGDFEFKGRYKAQSENLNILKSTGFGDLKISHSLVDYKTAALQIPVDSLHLEIDNDVARLKRLDIDLPGKSSVYFSGSINQFSNFIDNTQDGKLRSSYFSIYSPYLNSLDIKEFLANSASKTEKTKDKEPNLQKFREALVGINTSFYPKVNVTIDTLRHEDLDLTDFGLDLLFDNSGNFKIKDTHLNFYGGSLTMNIDFGMTNETNIPVNIVMNANAIDLHELVTRFDYFNDEALKNTDKIAGHLNINIDATGELKNDGGLNMNSLNGRMHFELSDFELYNYTPVMENSFLMKDERFEKLSFRPIIQTFEIVNGELIIPRTEIQSSAIHLFAEGRFKFDEYINIWLSLPWKNLKSNDGLTLPKKTTYEDAGAKFYVQLLQDKTEEKDKDKKLDVKIRLSNRKLRKMKQNRE